A single region of the Austwickia chelonae genome encodes:
- the moeB gene encoding molybdopterin-synthase adenylyltransferase MoeB: MQTSSSSDAVSAGPAAGHEHPVRTGDVRPATGMTAGLDDTERERYARHLLLPGVGTPGQLRLREARVLVVGAGGLGSPVLTYLAAAGVGTLGVVDDDRVDPSNLQRQVLHGTPDVGRPKVDSARDRIIELNPYVRVETHPGRLTAETAEDLLRGYDVVVDATDNFPTRYLLADASVLTGIPLVWGAISRFDGQVSVWWPGRGPCYRCVFPEPPAPGAVPSCAEGGVLGVLPGVIGTLQAVEVIKILVGVGEPLVGRMLVYDALSAAIDTLPVRRHPRCVLCSGEAAPIVLTDLPDGCLTGPDDDPRAGDVRLASAGEIDPAAAAGWLAGDDPPLVVDVRESGEREIVRLPDTEELWIPLGELRQGAQLPGISFDREILVYCRSGVRSAEALMLLREAGYHRATHLAGGILRWRAEIDPSLPGY, from the coding sequence ATGCAGACCTCGTCGAGCAGCGATGCCGTGTCGGCCGGCCCGGCCGCAGGCCACGAACATCCTGTCAGGACCGGTGACGTCCGTCCGGCGACCGGGATGACCGCCGGACTGGACGACACCGAACGCGAACGGTACGCGCGTCATCTTCTCCTGCCGGGCGTCGGCACCCCCGGGCAACTGCGGCTGCGCGAGGCCCGTGTGCTCGTGGTCGGCGCCGGGGGACTGGGCAGCCCGGTGCTGACCTATCTCGCCGCTGCGGGGGTGGGCACTCTCGGTGTCGTGGACGACGACCGGGTCGATCCGTCCAATCTGCAACGTCAGGTGTTGCACGGCACCCCGGACGTCGGTCGCCCGAAGGTCGATTCGGCTCGTGACCGGATCATCGAGCTGAACCCGTACGTCCGGGTGGAGACCCATCCCGGCCGATTGACGGCGGAGACGGCCGAGGATCTCCTGCGCGGGTACGACGTCGTGGTCGATGCCACCGACAATTTCCCCACTCGCTATCTCCTGGCGGATGCCTCTGTACTCACCGGAATTCCCTTGGTCTGGGGGGCAATCTCCCGTTTCGACGGGCAGGTCAGCGTGTGGTGGCCGGGCCGGGGACCTTGTTACCGGTGCGTCTTCCCCGAGCCCCCAGCGCCAGGGGCGGTGCCTTCCTGCGCGGAGGGCGGCGTCCTCGGCGTTCTTCCCGGGGTGATCGGCACTCTCCAAGCCGTTGAGGTCATCAAGATCCTCGTCGGTGTCGGCGAACCCCTGGTCGGTCGAATGCTCGTCTACGACGCGCTGAGCGCTGCCATCGACACGCTGCCGGTGCGTCGCCATCCCCGGTGTGTGCTCTGTTCGGGCGAGGCGGCACCGATCGTCCTGACCGATCTGCCCGACGGGTGCCTCACCGGGCCGGACGACGACCCACGGGCAGGTGATGTGCGGCTCGCCTCTGCTGGTGAGATCGACCCCGCAGCGGCTGCCGGATGGTTGGCCGGCGACGATCCGCCCCTGGTCGTCGACGTCCGTGAGTCAGGAGAACGGGAGATCGTCCGGCTGCCCGACACGGAGGAACTCTGGATCCCCTTGGGAGAGCTACGCCAGGGTGCGCAGCTTCCGGGGATCTCGTTCGACCGGGAGATCCTGGTGTACTGCCGGTCCGGGGTACGCTCCGCCGAAGCGCTCATGCTGCTCCGGGAAGCGGGCTACCACCGCGCCACCCACCTGGCAGGGGGAATCCTGCGCTGGCGAGCTGAGATCGACCCCAGCCTGCCCGGCTACTGA
- a CDS encoding TetR/AcrR family transcriptional regulator, with translation MSDRAHEDLRSGLMIYDEDAPLPRGGRLSRQERRAQLLEAAQDVFVSSGYHAAAMDEIAERAGVSKPVLYQHFPGKMELYLALLDDANDQLTDTVLSALAEAPTLAERVVATIEAYFEFVARDRTPYRLVFESDLVNDPSVRERLESVEYAIAEAVAPLMQVNTDFSDAEARLLATAMVGMAQQSARLWQEEGRQIPRVHAARLVAALAFTGVKRLPLTSAEVDDFFIEH, from the coding sequence GTGAGTGACCGAGCCCACGAGGACCTGAGGAGCGGCTTGATGATCTACGACGAGGACGCACCCTTGCCACGTGGTGGTCGTCTGTCCCGTCAAGAACGGCGTGCCCAACTGTTGGAGGCCGCACAGGACGTCTTTGTCAGCTCGGGGTACCACGCTGCGGCGATGGACGAGATCGCCGAACGGGCAGGAGTGAGCAAACCTGTCCTCTACCAGCACTTCCCCGGGAAGATGGAGCTGTACCTGGCGCTGCTCGACGACGCCAACGACCAGCTCACCGACACCGTGCTGAGCGCCCTGGCCGAGGCACCCACGCTCGCCGAGCGGGTCGTCGCCACCATCGAAGCTTATTTCGAGTTCGTCGCCCGGGACCGCACCCCTTACCGGCTGGTCTTCGAATCCGACCTGGTCAACGACCCGTCCGTCCGGGAGCGTCTCGAATCGGTCGAATATGCGATCGCCGAAGCCGTCGCCCCGCTGATGCAGGTCAACACTGATTTCTCCGATGCCGAGGCCCGGCTGCTGGCCACGGCGATGGTGGGCATGGCTCAGCAATCAGCCCGACTGTGGCAGGAAGAGGGCCGGCAGATCCCCCGCGTCCACGCCGCCCGCCTGGTCGCGGCCTTGGCCTTCACCGGGGTGAAACGGTTGCCTCTCACGTCCGCCGAGGTGGACGACTTCTTCATCGAGCACTGA
- a CDS encoding DUF3107 domain-containing protein gives MEIRIGVQHCSREVAFESDMTPEEVEAQVVKATGTGVALRLVDTKGGVVVVPGAHIGYVEIGAPRKAGVGFGKI, from the coding sequence GTGGAGATCCGCATCGGCGTCCAGCATTGCAGCCGTGAAGTGGCCTTCGAGAGCGATATGACCCCCGAGGAGGTTGAGGCCCAGGTGGTGAAGGCCACCGGGACCGGCGTGGCCCTGCGTCTGGTCGACACGAAGGGCGGCGTCGTGGTCGTTCCGGGGGCACACATCGGCTATGTCGAGATCGGCGCCCCGCGTAAAGCCGGCGTAGGTTTCGGGAAGATCTGA
- a CDS encoding DEAD/DEAH box helicase, translating to MNTKTSAELRSDVEHDLPTIDADSAPEITPDTTFGSFGIHPEIAEALAEHGIVTPFPIQAMTLPVALGGHDIIGQAKTGTGKTLGFGVPLLNKVIAPQDPGYADLDYPNRPQALVVVPTRELAVQVAADLTRAGKRRGIRVECIYGGRAFEPQINALTRGVEVVVGTPGRLIDLNQQRHLNLHSIRTVVLDEADEMLDLGFLPDVERILGETPTSRQTMLFSATMPGAVVALARRYMTQPTHIRAIATGDDSHTVQAIEQFVYRAHAMDKTEMLSRILQAKGRGLTIVFTRTKRTAAKVADELTDRGFAAASLHGDLGQGAREQAMRAFRKGKVDVLVATDVAARGIDVENVTHVVNYQCPEDEKTYLHRTGRTGRAGQTGVAITLVDWDDFPRWSLINKALDLGITEPIETYSSSEHLYTDLEIDPSATGRLPKAARVRVGLNAEELEDLGETGGKSGRRGPSRGRTSGGSRRRSGESSGNASSATGEGQPSRPARRRRRTRGGGAAVPKSE from the coding sequence ATGAACACGAAAACCTCTGCTGAACTGCGCTCCGACGTCGAACACGACCTACCGACGATCGATGCGGACAGCGCACCGGAGATCACTCCGGACACCACCTTCGGCAGCTTCGGTATCCACCCGGAGATCGCCGAGGCCCTCGCCGAACACGGCATCGTCACTCCCTTCCCCATCCAGGCGATGACCCTTCCGGTGGCCCTCGGTGGTCACGACATCATCGGCCAGGCGAAGACCGGGACCGGTAAGACCCTCGGCTTCGGTGTCCCCCTGCTGAACAAGGTCATCGCTCCGCAGGATCCGGGCTATGCCGACCTGGACTACCCGAATCGGCCGCAAGCCCTGGTCGTCGTGCCCACCCGTGAGCTGGCCGTCCAGGTCGCCGCAGATCTCACCCGGGCCGGAAAGCGCCGCGGCATCCGCGTCGAATGCATCTACGGCGGCCGGGCCTTCGAACCTCAGATCAATGCGCTGACCCGCGGGGTCGAAGTAGTGGTCGGCACCCCGGGGCGCCTCATCGACCTGAACCAACAGCGGCACCTGAACCTGCACTCGATCCGCACGGTGGTCCTCGACGAAGCCGACGAGATGCTCGACCTGGGCTTCCTGCCCGATGTGGAACGCATCCTCGGTGAGACGCCCACCTCCCGCCAGACGATGCTCTTCTCCGCCACGATGCCCGGCGCGGTCGTAGCCCTGGCCCGCCGGTACATGACCCAGCCGACGCACATCCGAGCCATCGCCACCGGTGACGACAGCCACACGGTGCAGGCCATCGAACAGTTCGTCTACCGGGCGCATGCCATGGACAAGACGGAAATGCTCAGCCGGATCCTGCAGGCCAAGGGGCGTGGGCTGACCATCGTCTTCACCCGTACCAAACGGACCGCGGCCAAGGTCGCCGACGAACTCACCGACCGTGGGTTCGCAGCTGCTTCCTTGCACGGAGACCTCGGTCAAGGCGCCCGTGAGCAGGCGATGCGCGCCTTCCGTAAGGGCAAGGTCGACGTCCTGGTCGCCACCGACGTCGCCGCGCGCGGTATCGACGTCGAGAATGTCACCCACGTGGTGAACTACCAGTGCCCCGAGGACGAGAAGACGTATCTCCACCGGACGGGACGCACCGGACGCGCCGGGCAGACCGGCGTCGCGATCACCCTCGTCGACTGGGACGACTTCCCCCGGTGGAGCCTCATCAACAAAGCCTTGGACCTGGGGATCACCGAACCCATCGAGACGTACTCCAGCAGCGAACACCTCTACACCGACCTGGAGATCGACCCCTCCGCCACCGGTCGGCTGCCCAAAGCAGCCCGGGTGCGGGTCGGCCTGAACGCCGAAGAGTTGGAGGACCTGGGCGAGACCGGAGGCAAGTCCGGACGGCGCGGGCCCAGCCGTGGGCGTACCTCCGGCGGAAGCCGTCGCCGGAGCGGCGAGTCCTCCGGGAATGCGTCCTCCGCGACCGGTGAGGGGCAACCGTCACGTCCGGCGCGTCGGCGGCGGCGCACCCGCGGTGGCGGAGCCGCCGTGCCGAAGAGCGAGTGA
- a CDS encoding MarC family protein: MNVIDGAVFGSVFISLLVILDPPGALPVFISLTKSYTRQERLAVAARAAGVAFGLLLTFALIGKEILDYLKISVPALQISGGLLLLIIGLELLMGKETDPTEIGRTHVALVPLAVPLFAGPGVIVTIMVSMQHASTSEQRGAIILALAAAMGVVYLSMRYAGAIHRVLREGGTILVSRIAGLLCSAIAVQMMADGVIGFVRIA; encoded by the coding sequence ATGAACGTCATCGACGGCGCGGTTTTCGGATCGGTGTTCATCAGCCTCCTGGTCATCCTCGACCCGCCCGGTGCGCTGCCGGTGTTCATCAGCTTGACGAAGTCCTACACCCGCCAGGAAAGGCTCGCCGTCGCCGCCCGTGCCGCCGGAGTCGCCTTCGGCTTGCTGCTGACCTTCGCGCTCATCGGCAAGGAGATCCTCGACTACCTGAAGATCTCGGTTCCTGCGTTGCAGATCTCCGGTGGCCTGCTGCTGTTGATCATCGGGCTGGAACTCCTGATGGGGAAGGAAACTGACCCCACCGAGATCGGGCGTACCCATGTCGCGCTCGTCCCCTTGGCCGTTCCGCTCTTCGCCGGGCCCGGGGTCATCGTCACCATCATGGTGTCGATGCAGCACGCGAGTACGTCGGAACAACGCGGAGCGATCATCCTGGCGTTGGCCGCTGCGATGGGAGTGGTCTACCTGTCGATGCGCTATGCCGGCGCCATCCACCGGGTGCTCCGCGAAGGAGGGACGATCCTGGTCAGCAGGATCGCAGGCTTGCTGTGCTCGGCGATCGCCGTGCAGATGATGGCCGACGGAGTGATTGGTTTCGTCCGGATCGCCTGA
- a CDS encoding PHP domain-containing protein: MLIDLHAHSQASDGSDTPSELVAQAHSCGLDVLAITDHDTTGGWAEAAAAAHRHSITLVRGIELTCSHGDITVHLLGYLHDPTDQTLLAEMAQARTSRERRAETITEALATDLQITYEDVLAQVAPGATVGRPHIADALVARGHVVDRAEAFTRYLHDGSPYYRPHYSPDVADGVRLILAAGGIPVIAHPFAARRGRVIGEEVIADLADAGLVGIEAHHLDHTAAQTRQALDVADRHRLVVTGSSDYHGTGKTNRLADRTTDPAQFRALLDRETAIEVVRP; this comes from the coding sequence GTGCTCATCGACCTCCACGCCCACAGCCAGGCCAGCGACGGCAGCGACACTCCCAGCGAACTCGTCGCTCAAGCCCATAGCTGCGGGCTGGACGTCCTCGCCATCACCGACCACGACACCACTGGCGGATGGGCCGAAGCGGCAGCTGCCGCGCACCGCCACAGCATCACTCTCGTCCGAGGGATCGAACTCACCTGCTCCCACGGCGATATCACCGTCCACCTGCTCGGCTACCTCCACGACCCCACCGACCAGACGCTCCTGGCCGAGATGGCGCAGGCCCGCACCAGCCGTGAACGACGCGCCGAAACCATCACCGAAGCGCTCGCCACGGACCTCCAGATAACCTACGAGGACGTCCTCGCTCAGGTCGCTCCCGGAGCCACCGTCGGTCGACCCCATATCGCCGACGCCCTGGTGGCTCGTGGCCATGTCGTCGACCGGGCGGAAGCCTTCACCCGGTACCTGCACGACGGTTCCCCCTACTACCGTCCGCACTACTCGCCCGACGTGGCCGACGGAGTCCGATTGATCCTCGCCGCGGGCGGGATCCCCGTCATCGCTCACCCCTTCGCTGCCCGCCGCGGACGTGTCATCGGTGAGGAGGTCATCGCCGATCTGGCAGATGCCGGACTCGTCGGGATCGAAGCCCACCACCTCGATCACACTGCCGCCCAGACTCGGCAGGCCCTCGACGTGGCAGACCGCCACCGGCTCGTCGTCACCGGGTCCAGCGACTACCACGGCACCGGTAAAACCAACCGGCTGGCCGATCGCACCACCGACCCGGCGCAGTTCCGTGCGCTGCTGGACCGGGAGACCGCCATCGAGGTGGTCCGACCATGA
- a CDS encoding class I SAM-dependent methyltransferase translates to MDFGEEAAGWDERPDRVARSRAIAASIREAVDLSGRPETIELGAGTGLLSRQLADALGAVTLTDAAAGMVEVAAERIAVECRDGWRAELVVHDASVLPGGPYGLVLSQLALHHMGDVPAVLRSAFEVLAPGGRIAVVDLDHDPDGAFHAEHADFEGPHGFRRSEIESWMCAAGFVEVQVTTATSIDKEVRDETRNFTLFLATGHRP, encoded by the coding sequence ATGGATTTCGGCGAGGAGGCTGCCGGGTGGGACGAGCGTCCTGACCGCGTGGCGCGCAGCCGTGCGATCGCTGCGTCGATCCGAGAGGCCGTGGATCTGTCGGGTCGTCCGGAGACGATCGAGCTGGGTGCGGGCACGGGTCTGTTGTCGCGTCAGCTCGCCGATGCGCTCGGAGCGGTGACGCTCACCGATGCGGCGGCGGGGATGGTCGAGGTCGCGGCCGAGCGGATTGCGGTCGAGTGCCGGGACGGGTGGCGTGCCGAGCTGGTGGTCCATGATGCGTCGGTGCTGCCCGGTGGCCCGTACGGCCTGGTGTTGTCACAGTTGGCTTTGCATCACATGGGGGATGTCCCTGCGGTACTGCGCTCCGCTTTTGAGGTTCTGGCTCCGGGTGGACGGATCGCCGTGGTGGATCTGGACCATGACCCGGATGGCGCCTTCCACGCTGAGCATGCTGATTTCGAGGGACCGCACGGTTTTCGGCGTTCTGAGATCGAGTCGTGGATGTGTGCTGCCGGGTTCGTGGAAGTCCAGGTGACGACGGCGACCTCGATCGACAAGGAGGTCCGGGACGAGACGCGGAATTTCACGTTGTTCCTTGCGACGGGGCACCGCCCCTGA
- a CDS encoding type IV toxin-antitoxin system AbiEi family antitoxin domain-containing protein, translating to MDDVVGALVVAGGGVLTRAEALRAGVHDTQVRRALRAGELVRAAPGTYLTTTAHPTPEAAHAARCTAVLRRQGDHISLSHYSVLACAGIPTYRCDLDVVHLATDRPGGRWRRRGAVVHALPRGVRPEQRMVPIAVALAQTGLVAGPTSFLASADAALRQGLVHLEDIGEALDLMRRTPGIAPVRAAVHRLDPRAESVGESVARDLLGHLGWATTSQYPVEVAGRRYRADLRVVDGRVLVEFDGMGKYAERGALAAEKRREADLRTAGWEVVRLIWADLRDPGRVAQLVQAAVHRSRRTARVS from the coding sequence ATGGATGACGTCGTAGGGGCCCTTGTCGTGGCCGGTGGAGGAGTGCTGACCCGAGCCGAGGCCCTGCGCGCAGGGGTCCACGACACGCAGGTACGCCGGGCGCTGCGGGCCGGTGAGCTGGTCCGCGCCGCCCCCGGGACGTACCTGACGACCACCGCCCATCCCACTCCGGAAGCGGCCCACGCAGCAAGATGCACTGCGGTGCTCCGCAGACAGGGCGATCACATCAGTCTGAGCCACTACAGTGTGCTGGCCTGCGCGGGGATCCCGACGTACCGCTGCGACCTCGACGTGGTGCACCTGGCGACCGACCGACCCGGCGGTCGATGGCGCAGGAGAGGCGCCGTCGTCCACGCCCTGCCCCGCGGGGTGCGGCCGGAACAGCGCATGGTCCCGATCGCGGTCGCCCTGGCCCAGACCGGGCTCGTGGCAGGACCCACATCCTTCCTGGCCTCCGCCGATGCCGCGCTGCGACAAGGGCTCGTGCACCTGGAGGACATCGGAGAAGCCCTCGACCTGATGCGCCGTACCCCGGGGATCGCCCCGGTCCGCGCAGCAGTGCATCGCCTCGATCCCCGCGCGGAATCGGTCGGGGAGAGCGTCGCCAGGGATCTGCTGGGGCACTTGGGGTGGGCGACGACATCGCAGTACCCGGTCGAGGTGGCTGGACGTCGTTACCGGGCCGACCTACGCGTCGTCGACGGGCGGGTGCTGGTGGAATTCGACGGGATGGGCAAGTACGCCGAACGTGGGGCGTTGGCTGCAGAGAAACGACGTGAAGCCGATCTTCGGACGGCAGGATGGGAGGTCGTGCGCCTGATCTGGGCGGATCTTCGCGATCCAGGTCGGGTCGCACAGCTGGTCCAGGCCGCGGTACATCGCTCGCGTCGGACTGCCCGCGTGTCATGA